A single window of Solanum dulcamara chromosome 5, daSolDulc1.2, whole genome shotgun sequence DNA harbors:
- the LOC129890210 gene encoding septin and tuftelin-interacting protein 1 homolog 1-like, translating to MDDYQEMERFGMENDFEDGQWIGGEFYYRKRKEKKKVQTKDDTLYGVFASGDSDSDYERSPSKKRKKGFSSKPDLTKPVNFVSTGIVMPNKEIDQNSKEENDEHIMPEEENKGLGLGFGAASVGGLGFGTSNSSVNDKADEVEADGANFLPSAFGRKIKEGALRREKEREKEKEKLAKKSSSESVGRRESGGDVGGFEKFTKGIGLKLLEKMGYKGGGLGKNEQGIVAPIEAKLRPKNMGMGFNDYKETSSAPALEESDGNQPVARPAILSVEGRSKEKLWSKQAKKVKKVYVTAEELLAKKQEQGLETVQKVFDMRGPQVRVLTNLENLNAEEKARESDVPMPELQHNIRLIVDLAELDIQKIDSDLRNEMETVVALQKEKEKLQAEAARQKKQFDNMEEIVGVLDRIGEESTSGTLTLDSLAKAFADLQKQYVEEYTLCNLSSIACSYALPLFIRIFQGWDPLQTPTHGLEVVSLWKDLLQGDDIFAISDAASPYTQLFMEVVFPAVRISGTNTWQARDPEPMLRFLDSWEKLLPSSVLQTILENIILPKLSAAVDYWDPRRETVPIHSWVHPWLPLLGQRLESCYHTIRNRLESVLHAWHPSDMSAYYILSPWKTVFDAINWEKLMVRFIVPKLLAVMHEFQINPANQNLDQFYWVRTWATAIPIHHMLPILDIFFNKWQEVLYHWLCSNPNFEEVTKWYLGWKELIPHELQANEHVRYRLNLALDMMNQAVEGLEVVQPGMRENISYLRVLEQRQFETQKKTAARAQSRPSVGSNSGIQMDGTGGGVDMSMKEVIEVHAQENGLLFKPKPGRMQDGHQIYGFGNISIIIDSLNQKVFAQVEDRWSFVSLEQLLDLHNRSGLKRR from the coding sequence ATGGATGATTATCAGGAAATGGAAAGGTTTGGTATGGAGAACGATTTTGAAGATGGACAGTGGATCGGTGGTGAATTCTACTATCGGAAAcggaaagagaaaaagaaagttcAAACCAAGGATGATACACTCTATGGTGTTTTTGCTTCTGGTGATAGTGATTCTGACTATGAAAGATCACCATCTAAGAAGAGGAAAAAAGGTTTTTCATCAAAACCTGACCTAACTAAACCTGTTAATTTCGTATCAACTGGAATTGTTATGCCTAACAAAGAAATTGATCAGAATTCGAAAGAGGAGAATGACGAGCACATTATGCCAGAAGAAGAGAACAAAGGTTTAGGATTGGGATTTGGGGCAGCTTCTGTTGGCGGCCTTGGATTTGGTACTAGTAATAGTTCGGTTAATGATAAGGCTGATGAGGTTGAAGCTGATGGGGCAAACTTTTTGCCCAGTGCTTTTGGTAGGAAGATTAAAGAAGGTGCTTTAAGACGTGAGAAGGAAAGggaaaaggagaaggagaagttGGCGAAGAAATCATCTTCTGAATCAGTGGGGAGAAGGGAATCTGGTGGGGATGTCGGTGGGTTCGAGAAGTTTACCAAGGGGATTGGGCTGAAGTTGCTTGAGAAGATGGGTTATAAAGGAGGTGGGTTGGGTAAAAATGAGCAAGGAATTGTGGCTCCGATAGAGGCGAAGCTGAGGCCGAAGAATATGGGGATGGGATTTAATGACTATAAGGAGACTAGTAGTGCACCAGCTCTTGAAGAATCAGATGGAAATCAGCCTGTTGCTCGTCCTGCTATACTATCCGTGGAAGGTCGATCAAAAGAGAAGCTTTGGTCAAAGCAAGCTAAAAAAGTGAAGAAGGTTTATGTTACAGCTGAAGAGTTGTTAGCTAAAAAGCAGGAGCAAGGCCTGGAAACTGTTCAGAAGGTGTTTGATATGAGAGGTCCACAGGTTCGAGTCTTGACGAATTTGGAGAACTTGAATGCTGAAGAGAAAGCAAGGGAAAGTGATGTTCCAATGCCCGAACTTCAGCATAATATCAGGTTGATTGTGGATTTGGCAGAACTTGACATACAAAAAATTGATAGTGATTTGAGAAATGAGATGGAGACAGTTGTTGCTTTgcagaaggagaaggagaagctTCAAGCTGAGGCAGCTCGCCAAAAAAAGCAGTTTGATAATATGGAAGAGATTGTTGGTGTATTGGACCGGATTGGGGAAGAGAGCACATCTGGTACCCTGACCCTAGACTCCCTTGCAAAAGCATTTGCAGACTTGCAGAAGCAGTATGTTGAGGAATACACACTCTGCAACTTGTCAAGCATAGCGTGCTCATATGCTCTGCCTTTGTTTATTCGAATTTTTCAGGGATGGGATCCACTTCAAACTCCAACACATGGATTGGAAGTGGTTTCTCTGTGGAAGGATCTTTTGCAAGGTGATGACATCTTTGCTATCTCTGATGCTGCATCTCCTTATACTCAACTATTTATGGAAGTTGTGTTCCCTGCTGTTAGAATATCCGGCACCAATACCTGGCAGGCTAGGGACCCTGAACCAATGCTTCGTTTTTTGGATTCTTGGGAGAAGTTGTTGCCTTCTTCAGTCCTTCAGACAATACTGGAAAACATTATTTTGCCCAAGTTATCAGCTGCTGTGGACTACTGGGATCCACGTCGAGAAACAGTTCCAATCCATTCCTGGGTTCATCCATGGTTGCCCTTATTGGGTCAAAGATTGGAAAGCTGCTACCACACTATACGTAACAGATTGGAAAGTGTACTGCATGCTTGGCACCCAAGTGATATGTCTGCATACTACATATTGTCTCCTTGGAAGACTGTGTTTGATGCAATTAACTGGGAAAAACTAATGGTCCGGTTTATTGTTCCAAAGTTGTTAGCAGTGATGCATGAATTCCAAATAAATCCAGCAAATCAGAACCTTGATCAGTTCTATTGGGTTCGTACTTGGGCTACTGCTATTCCCATCCATCACATGCTTCCAATACTAGATATATTCTTCAACAAGTGGCAAGAAGTTTTATACCACTGGTTATGCTCAAACCCGAACTTTGAAGAAGTGACGAAATGGTATTTGGGTTGGAAGGAACTTATTCCGCATGAACTTCAGGCAAATGAACATGTTCGCTATCGACTCAATCTGGCTCTAGACATGATGAACCAGGCTGTTGAAGGCTTGGAGGTGGTTCAGCCTGGTATGAGGGAGAACATAAGTTATCTTAGGGTTCTTGAACAAAGGCAATTTGAGACTCAGAAAAAAACAGCAGCACGAGCTCAATCCCGCCCTTCTGTGGGCTCTAACAGTGGTATCCAAATGGATGGTACAGGTGGTGGGGTTGACATGAGCATGAAAGAAGTTATTGAAGTTCATGCTCAAGAGAATGGTTTGCTGTTCAAGCCTAAACCTGGCAGGATGCAAGATGGTCATCAGATATATGGTTTTGGtaacattagtattattatagATTCTCTCAATCAGAAGGTATTTGCGCAAGTTGAGGACAGGTGGTCTTTTGTGTCACTTGAACAGCTGTTGGACCTGCATAATCGATCTGGGTTAAAGCGCCGATAG
- the LOC129890211 gene encoding probable trehalase, translating into MDKATVFMIFNLLVNMIKAETCTSIDKGPVIPTTPLVIFLERVQEAALQTYGHKGFDAKLFVDMSLRQNLSETVEAFNKLPKTVNGSISANILDGFIDNYLGSPDEDLVYVEPVDYVAEPEGFLPKVKNFEMRAWALEVHSVWKNLSRKVADRVFEKPELYTLLPLKNPVIIPGSRFKEVYYWDSYWIIRGLLASNMYETAKGIVTNLVSLIDQFGYVLNGARAYYNNRSQPPVLAAMIVDIFNRTGDLDLVRRSLPALLKEYRFWNSGIHKVTIQDAQGSNHCLNRYYAMWNKPRPESSTIDSKTASKLPNICEKRELYRELASAAESGWDFSSRWMRNESDLTTTSTTSVLPVDLNAFLLKMELDIAFLANLVGESNTITHFTEASQNRQKAMNCIFWNAEMGQWLDYWLGNSNTTEDIYKWGDLHQNKKSFASNFVPLWTESFNSDNNITTQKVVQGLRTSGLLQPAGIAMTLSNTGQQWDFPNGWAPLQHIIIEGLSRSGLEDARTLAKDIAVRWIRTNYVTYKKTGAMFEKYDVTACGAYGGGGEYIAQTGFGWSNGVVLALLEEFGWPEDLKIDC; encoded by the exons ATGGATAAAGCTActgtttttatgatttttaatctGTTGGTAAATATGATTAAAGCTGAAACTTGCACATCCATTGACAAGGGTCCTGTAATCCCCACAACCCCTTTAGTGATTTTTCTTGAAAGAGTTCAAGAAGCTGCTCTTCAAACTTATGGCCATAAAGGGTTTGACGCGAAACTGTTTGTTGATATGTCACTGAGACAGAATCTTTCAGAAACAGTTGAAGCTTTTAATAAGCTTCCAAAAACTGTGAATGGTTCAATATCAGCAAATATATTGGATGGTTTTATAGATAATTATTTGGGTAGTCCTGATGAGGATTTGGTTTATGTTGAACCTGTGGATTATGTGGCTGAGCCTGAAGGTTTTTTGCCAAAGGTGAAGAATTTTGAGATGAGGGCATGGGCATTAGAGGTGCATTCAGTTTGGAAGAATTTAAGTAGGAAAGTGGCTGATCGTGTATTTGAAAAGCCAGAGTTGTATACTTTGCTTCCATTGAAAAATCCAGTTATTATACCGGGATCGCGTTTTAAGGAGGTTTATTACTGGGATTCTTATTGGATAATTAG gGGTTTGTTAGCAAGCAATATGTATGAAACTGCAAAAGGGATTGTGACTAATCTGGTTTCTCTGATAGATCAATTTGGTTATGTTCTTAATGGTGCAAGAGCGTACTACAATAATAGAAG TCAGCCTCCCGTCCTGGCCGCGATGATTGTTGACATATTCAATCGGACAGGTGATTTAGATTTGGTTAGAAGATCCCTTCCTGCTTTGCTCAAGGAGTATCGTTTTTGGAATTCAG gAATACATAAAGTGACTATTCAGGATGCTCAGGGATCAAACCACTGCTTGAATCGGTACTATGCTATGTGGAATAAGCCCCGGCCAGAATCGTCAACAATT GACAGTAAAACAGCTTCCAAACTCCCAAATATCTGTGAAAAAAGGGAACTATACCGCGAGCTGGCATCAGCTGCTGAAAGTGGATGGGATTTCAGTTCAAGATGGATGAG GAACGAATCTGATCTCACAACGACTAGTACAACATCAGTTCTACCAGTTGATTTGAATGCATTCCTTTTGAAG ATGGAACTTGACATAGCTTTTCtagcaaatcttgttggagaaaGTAACACGATTACACATTTCACGGAAGCTTCTCAAAATAGACAAAAGGCCATGAACTGTATCTTTTGGAACGCAGAGATGGGGCAATGGCTTGATTACTGGCTTGGAAACAGCAACACAACCGAG GATATTTATAAATGGGGAGATTTGCACCAGAACAAGAAGTCATTTGCTTCTAACTTCGTTCCTTTGTGGACTGAAAGTTTTAATTCAG ATAATAATATCACAACTCAGAAAGTAGTTCAAGGTCTCCGGACTTCGGGCTTGCTTCAACCTGCAGGGATTGCAATGACATTGTCTAATACTGGACAGCAATG GGATTTTCCAAATGGTTGGGCCCCCCTTCAACACATTATCATTGAAGGTCTCTCAAGGTCCGGACTAGAAGATGCAAGAACCTTAGCTAAAGACATTGCTGTTCGCTGGATAAGAACTAACTATGTGACTTACAAGAAAACGGGTGCTATGTTTGAAAAATATGATGTTACAGCATGTGGAGCATATGGAGGTGGTGGCGAATATATAGCCCAA ACAGGTTTCGGATGGTCAAATGGTGTTGTTCTGGCACTTCTAGAGGAATTTGGATGGCCTGAAGACTTGAAGATTGACTGCTAA
- the LOC129890212 gene encoding short-chain dehydrogenase TIC 32 A, chloroplastic-like, whose protein sequence is MLETVKYLLGSAGASGYGSKSNAEKVTEQSSDLRSVTAIITGATSGIGAETARVLAKRGAKLILPARSIKAAEETKARILSESPEAEIIVMALDLSSLSSVRKFVAEFEYLNFPLNLLINNAGKFAHQHAISEDGIEMTFATNHLGHFLLTKLLLKKMIKTAFETGVQGRIVNVSSSIHGWFSGDAIQYLRLITKDKSQYDATRAYALSKLANVLHTKELARILKKMGANVTVNCVHPGIVRTRLTREREGLVTDLVFFLTSKLLKTIPQAAATTCYVATHPRLANVSGKYFADCNEVCSSKLGSSSTEAARIWSASEIMVTKNSNANLDPLEASIL, encoded by the exons atgctCGAAACGGTGAAGTACCTGCTTGGTTCCGCCGGGGCTAGCGGTTACGGTTCCAAATCTAACGCCGAGAAAGTAACCGAACAGTCTTCTGATCTTCGGTCGGTTACCGCTATTATCACTG GTGCGACGTCAGGAATTGGAGCGGAGACGGCGAGAGTTCTGGCGAAACGTGGTGCTAAGCTGATTTTACCAGCGCGTAGCATAAAAGCAGCGGAAGAAACAAAAGCTCGAATCCTATCTGAATCGCCGGAGGCGGAGATTATTGTTATGGCTCTCGATCTTAGCTCTCTCAGTTCCGTACGGAAGTTCGTCGCCGAatttgaatatttgaattttcCTCTCAATCTTCTCAT AAACAACGCCGGAAAATTCGCTCACCAGCACGCCATTTCTGAGGACGGAATTGAGATGACTTTTGCTACTAATCACTTGG GCCATTTCCTTTTGACAAAGCTGTTACTGAAGAAGATGATCAAGACGGCTTTTGAAACCGGCGTTCAAGGACGAATAGTGAATGTATCGTCAAGCATCCATGGCTGGTTTTCCGGCGACGCGATTCAGTACCTCCGACTTATCACTAAAGACAAAAG TCAATACGATGCGACACGTGCATATGCTCTCTCGAAGCTGGCTAATGTTTTGCACACCAAGGAGCTGGCTCGGATATTGAAA AAAATGGGGGCAAATGTGACAGTCAATTGTGTTCATCCTGGGATTGTGAGAACCAGACTCACTAGAGAACGAGAAGGCCTTGTCACTG ATCTGGTATTCTTTTTGACCTCAAAACTCTTGAAGACTATTCCCCAG GCAGCTGCAACAACTTGCTATGTTGCTACTCACCCAAGACTTGCAAATGTGAGTGGAAAATATTTTGCAGACTGTAATGAAGTTTGTTCTTCAAAGTTGGGTTCCAGTTCAACAGAAGCAGCGCGAATATGGTCAGCTTCAGAGATTATGGTTACCAAAAATTCAAATGCAAATTTGGATCCATTGGAGGCCAGCATACTCTAA